One window of Populus nigra chromosome 5, ddPopNigr1.1, whole genome shotgun sequence genomic DNA carries:
- the LOC133693514 gene encoding lysine-specific demethylase JMJ26-like isoform X3, whose product MTRVGKWQRPAKSTSGVKEEAAENGGSEEEVKESGGLVESSEVEGKVEETCHFDKAKGVSNKGNREWKVKESESRVSEEEREGDGVEEGRECDLKENANKGKKKKKGKKKENDNEKEKEKVKEGNDEKGVSSVVKEKKRVKFAEKEVASVEEGEFGDKSEVGFVKQEERGFAWKEKQEAGTEEEEEIAVDNGKEGKLDGKREEKGRRKREKKGGKFRNQEVDDEEGKEIGELGVEGKEKVKFVENEGENSEKGEKKGAELGNEEETVVGVEENGGPLKKRPRKNEKKVNYAEIDSALDEVVFGEKHRKSQKEDGVSESRKKKALLENDGLEREKKSENGDVNNEEKGTALGNEEVESEEGKETVVGVEENGGPLKKRLRKTEKKVNYAEIDSALDEVLFGEKHRKSQKEDGVSESRKKKALLENDGLEREKKSENGDVNNEEKGTALGNEEVESEEGKETVVDVEENGGPLKKRLRKTEKKVNYADIDNALDEVVFGEKHRKSRKKVGVSESRQKKGVSESDGLESEKKRENGDVNSGKKRASQKGKKKQEAQEKIKGEEEMEESGEGKGEGDPLVICTGTGHGPRSQKEQAGQNSKSWRTSQFTEEACLMCHQCQRSDKGRVIRCLKCKRKRYCIPCLTKWYPKMTEDDIASACPVCLGNCNCKSCLRLDAPVKDLKNLNLEVSEEEEVQHSKFLLCSLLPFLKRLDAEQMTEREIEAGIRDVPPADLQIENASCPADERMFCDNCRTSIFDYHRSCSNCSSDLCLLCCREIRAGCLQGGGPDVVMEYIDRGFKYMHGEHEEIKDELLAGSPKKTVSEDFIGPKSGCKANEDGSIHCACGSGNLQLKCLFPNTEVNFSVSVSELVKKVEDVLKNCEIDSANAPVELCMCFNSNGNRDICNGNELLKAACREDSDDNYLFNPKAKDIMEDDLKHFQFHWKRAEPVIVSNVLESASGLSWEPMVMWRAFRQIKHEKHGTLLDVKAIECLSCCEILKLKDWPPYKTFGESLPRHDVEFTCCLPFKEYTDRRSGPLNLAIRLPQNSLKPDMGPKTYIAYGFPIELGRGDSVTKLHCDMSDAVNVLTHTAEVSYSDGQLAEIQNLKLLHFKQDQRELFGYDQNVDKFDVNKNGDVSGKSTEKEEVVQGKIYESGPLNCANELEWPDALDGGAVWDIFRREDVPKLQEYLDKHFKEFRHIHCCPLQKVVHSIHDQTFYLTLEHKRKLKEEYGIEPWTFVQKLGDAVFIPAGCPHQVRNLKSCIKVALDFVSPENVGECIRLTEEFRLLPPNHQAKEDKLEIKKMLLHAARRAVDFLMKDGKVEKTEKV is encoded by the exons atgaCAAGAGTCGGGAAGTGGCAGAGGCCGGCGAAATCGACGTCGGGGGTGAAGGAGGAAGCTGCGGAGAATGGTGGGTCTGAGGAGGAAGTGAAGGAAAGTGGGGGTTTAGTTGAAAGTAGTGAAGTTGAAGGGAAAGTGGAGGAAACTTGTCATTTCGATAAGGCAAAGGGTGTCTCAAATAAGGGAAATAGGGAGTGGAAGGTAAAGGAGAGTGAGAGTAGAGTTAgtgaagaagaaagggaaggtGATGGTGTGGAGGAAGGGCGAGAATGTGATCTGAAGGAGAATGCGAATAagggtaaaaagaaaaagaagggaaagaagaaagaaaatgataatgagaaggagaaggagaaggtgaAAGAAGGGAATGATGAAAAGGGGGTCTCATCTGTtgtgaaagagaagaaaagggtgAAATTTGCTGAGAAAGAGGTGGCGAGTGTGGAAGAAGGCGAATTTGGTGATAAAAGTGAAGTGGGGTTTGTGAAGCAGGAAGAGAGAGGGTTTGCTTGGAAGGAAAAACAGGAGGCCGGTactgaggaagaagaagagatagccGTAGATAATGGAAAAGAAGGTAAATTAGATGGGAAAAgggaagagaaagggagaaggaaGAGGGAGAAGAAGGGAGGTAAATTCAGGAATCAGGAGGTGGATGATGAGGAAGGGAAAGAGATTGGAGAGCTGGGAGTTGAAGGGAAGGAAAAAGTGAAATTTGTTGAGAATGAAGGGGAGAACAGTGAAAAGGGTGAGAAGAAGGGAGCTGAATTAGGTAATGAGGAGGAGACTGTTGTCGGCGTGGAAGAGAATGGAGGTCCATTAAAGAAGAGGCCGaggaaaaatgagaaaaaagtgAATTATGCTGAGATTGATAGTGCATTAGATGAGGTAGTGTTTGGGGAGAAACATAGGAAGAGCCAGAAGGAGGATGGAGTCTCGGAGAGTAGAAAGAAGAAAGCACTTTTGGAGAATGATGGACTGGAACGTGAGAAAAAGAGTGAAAATGGTGATGTAAACAACGAGGAGAAGGGAACTGCATTGGGTAATGAGGAGGTGGAGAGTGAGGAGGGGAAGGAGACTGTTGTTGGTGTGGAAGAGAATGGAGGTCCCTTAAAGAAGAGGCTGAGGAAAACTGAGAAAAAGGTGAATTATGCTGAGATTGATAGTGCATTAGACGAGGTACTGTTTGGGGAGAAACATAGGAAGAGCCAGAAGGAGGATGGAGTCTCGGAGAGTAGAAAGAAGAAAGCACTCTTGGAGAATGATGGACTGGAACGTGAGAAAAAGAGTGAAAATGGTGATGTAAACAACGAGGAGAAGGGAACTGCATTGGGTAATGAGGAGGTGGAGAGTGAGGAGGGGAAGGAGACTGTTGTTGATGTGGAAGAGAATGGAGGTCCCTTAAAGAAGAGGCTGAGGAAAACTGAGAAAAAGGTGAATTATGCTGACATTGATAATGCATTAGACGAGGTAGTGTTTGGGGAGAAGCATAGGAAGAGCAGGAAGAAGGTGGGAGTCTCGGAGAGCAGACAGAAGAAAGGGGTCTCGGAGAGTGATGGATTGGAAAGTGAGAAAAAGAGGGAAAACGGTGATGTGAATAGTGGGAAAAAGAGAGCGAGTcaaaaagggaagaagaagcagGAGGCGCAGGAGAAAattaaaggagaagaagaaatggaagaaaGTGGTGAAGGCAAAGGTGAAGGAGATCCTTTGGTGATTTGCACTGGGACAGGTCATGGGCCCAGGAGTCAGAAAGAGCAAGCTGGGCAGAACAGCAAATCCTGGCGCACTAGTCAG TTCACTGAGGAAGCGTGTTTAATGTGCCACCAATGCCAGAGAAGCGATAAAGGCCGTGTCATTCGATGCCTGAAATGTAAAAGGAAGCGCTATTGTATCCCCTGCTTAACAAAATG GTATCCTAAGATGACAGAGGATGATATTGCAAGTGCTTGTCCAGTTTGTCTTGGAAATTGCAACTGTAAATCTTGTTTGCGTCTAGATGCGCCAGTAAAA GACCTGAAAAATTTAAACCTGGAAGTaagcgaagaagaagaagtgcaGCACTCTAAGTTTTTACTTTGTTCACTTCTTCCATTTCTGAAGCGCTTAGATGCAGAGCAAATGACGGAGAGAGAAATTGAGGCTGGGATAAGGG ATGTACCGCCTGCAGACTTACAGATAGAAAATGCTAGCTGCCCTGCAGATGAACGCATGTTCTG tgataaTTGCCGAACTTCTATTTTTGATTATCACAGAAGTTGCTCAAATTGCTCTTCTGATCTTTGTCTTCTCTGTTGCCGTGAGATCCGTGCTGGATGCTTGCAAGGTGGTGGGCCAGATGTGGTTATGGAGTATATTGATAGGGGATTTAAGTATATGCATGGTGAACATGAggaaataaaagatgaattgCTGGCTGGTTCGCCTAAAAAGACTGTCTCAGAGGATTTTATAGGGCCAAAGTCTGGATGCAAAGCAAATGAAGATGGAAGCATTCATTGTGCTTGTGGTAGTGGCAATTTACAACTGAAATGTTTGTTCCCAAACACAGAAGttaatttttcagtttcagTTTCAGAGTTGGTAAAGaaagttgaagatgtgttaaaAAACTGTGAAATTGACTCTGCTAATGCTCCCGTTGAACTATGCATGTGTTTTAATTCGAATGGCAATCGTGATATCTGTAATGGTAACGAGTTGTTAAAAGCAGCATGTCGAGAAGATTCTGATGATAACTATTTGTTCAATCCAAAAGCCAAAGATATCATGGAGGATGACTTGAAACATTTTCAGTTCCATTGGAAGAGAGCTGAGCCTGTGATTGTTAGCAATGTGCTTGAGTCTGCTTCTGGGTTAAGTTGGGAGCCGATGGTAATGTGGCGTGCCTTCCGCCAgatcaaacatgaaaaacatgGTACACTTTTGGATGTTAAGGCAATTGAGTGCCTGAGTTGCTGTGAG ATACTGAAGCTGAAAGACTGGCCCCCATATAAAACATTTGGTGAAAGTTTGCCACGACATGATGTTGAATTCACCTGTTGTTTGCCCTTCAAGGAGTATACTGACCGCCGCAGTGGACCTTTAAACCTTGCTATCAGGTTGCCTCAGAATTCTTTGAAGCCAGACATGGGGCCGAAGACATATATCGCTTATGGATTTCCTATAGAGCTTGGGCGTGGAGATTCTGTTACCAAGCTTCACTGTGACATGTCTGATGCG GTGAATGTTTTAACGCACACTGCTGAGGTATCCTATAGCGATGGACAACTTGCTGAGATTCAAAATTTGAAGCTTCTTCACTTCAAACAAGACCAGAGAGAACTTTTTGGATATGATCAGAATGTGGATAAATTTGATGTTAACAAGAATGGTGATGTTTCTG ggAAATCTACTGAGAAGGAAGAAGTGGTTCAAGGCAAAATCTATGAGAGTGGACCTTTAAATTGCGCAAATGAGTTGGAATGGCCTGACGCTTTAGATGGAGGTGCTGTTTGGGATATTTTCCGGAGAGAAGATGTTCCTAAATTGCAGGAATATCTTGATAAGCACTTCAAAGAATTTAGGCATATCCATTGTTGCCCTTTACAAAAG GTTGTTCACTCCATACATGACCAGACATTTTATTTGACTCTAGAGCACAAGAGGAAACTAAAAGAGGAATATG GCATTGAACCGTGGACATTTGTCCAGAAACTTGGAGATGCTGTCTTTATTCCTGCAGGCTGTCCTCATCAAGTTAGAAACTTGAAG TCTTGCATTAAGGTAGCACTGGACTTTGTCTCGCCCGAAAATGTTGGTGAGTGCATACGTTTGACAGAGGAATTCCGTCTGCTCCCCCCAAATCATCAGGCCAAGGAAGACAAGCTGGAG ATAAAGAAAATGTTACTTCATGCTGCGAGACGCGCTGTAGATTTTCTGATGAAGGATGGGAA AGTGGAGAAAACCGAGAAGGTTTGA
- the LOC133693514 gene encoding lysine-specific demethylase JMJ25-like isoform X1, with protein sequence MTRVGKWQRPAKSTSGVKEEAAENGGSEEEVKESGGLVESSEVEGKVEETCHFDKAKGVSNKGNREWKVKESESRVSEEEREGDGVEEGRECDLKENANKGKKKKKGKKKENDNEKEKEKVKEGNDEKGVSSVVKEKKRVKFAEKEVASVEEGEFGDKSEVGFVKQEERGFAWKEKQEAGTEEEEEIAVDNGKEGKLDGKREEKGRRKREKKGGKFRNQEVDDEEGKEIGELGVEGKEKVKFVENEGENSEKGEKKGAELGNEEETVVGVEENGGPLKKRPRKNEKKVNYAEIDSALDEVVFGEKHRKSQKEDGVSESRKKKALLENDGLEREKKSENGDVNNEEKGTALGNEEVESEEGKETVVGVEENGGPLKKRLRKTEKKVNYAEIDSALDEVLFGEKHRKSQKEDGVSESRKKKALLENDGLEREKKSENGDVNNEEKGTALGNEEVESEEGKETVVDVEENGGPLKKRLRKTEKKVNYADIDNALDEVVFGEKHRKSRKKVGVSESRQKKGVSESDGLESEKKRENGDVNSGKKRASQKGKKKQEAQEKIKGEEEMEESGEGKGEGDPLVICTGTGHGPRSQKEQAGQNSKSWRTSQFTEEACLMCHQCQRSDKGRVIRCLKCKRKRYCIPCLTKWYPKMTEDDIASACPVCLGNCNCKSCLRLDAPVKDLKNLNLEVSEEEEVQHSKFLLCSLLPFLKRLDAEQMTEREIEAGIRDVPPADLQIENASCPADERMFCDNCRTSIFDYHRSCSNCSSDLCLLCCREIRAGCLQGGGPDVVMEYIDRGFKYMHGEHEEIKDELLAGSPKKTVSEDFIGPKSGCKANEDGSIHCACGSGNLQLKCLFPNTEVNFSVSVSELVKKVEDVLKNCEIDSANAPVELCMCFNSNGNRDICNGNELLKAACREDSDDNYLFNPKAKDIMEDDLKHFQFHWKRAEPVIVSNVLESASGLSWEPMVMWRAFRQIKHEKHGTLLDVKAIECLSCCEVEINVHKFFTGYTEGRFDGKNWPQILKLKDWPPYKTFGESLPRHDVEFTCCLPFKEYTDRRSGPLNLAIRLPQNSLKPDMGPKTYIAYGFPIELGRGDSVTKLHCDMSDAVNVLTHTAEVSYSDGQLAEIQNLKLLHFKQDQRELFGYDQNVDKFDVNKNGDVSGKSTEKEEVVQGKIYESGPLNCANELEWPDALDGGAVWDIFRREDVPKLQEYLDKHFKEFRHIHCCPLQKVVHSIHDQTFYLTLEHKRKLKEEYGIEPWTFVQKLGDAVFIPAGCPHQVRNLKSCIKVALDFVSPENVGECIRLTEEFRLLPPNHQAKEDKLEIKKMLLHAARRAVDFLMKDGKVEKTEKV encoded by the exons atgaCAAGAGTCGGGAAGTGGCAGAGGCCGGCGAAATCGACGTCGGGGGTGAAGGAGGAAGCTGCGGAGAATGGTGGGTCTGAGGAGGAAGTGAAGGAAAGTGGGGGTTTAGTTGAAAGTAGTGAAGTTGAAGGGAAAGTGGAGGAAACTTGTCATTTCGATAAGGCAAAGGGTGTCTCAAATAAGGGAAATAGGGAGTGGAAGGTAAAGGAGAGTGAGAGTAGAGTTAgtgaagaagaaagggaaggtGATGGTGTGGAGGAAGGGCGAGAATGTGATCTGAAGGAGAATGCGAATAagggtaaaaagaaaaagaagggaaagaagaaagaaaatgataatgagaaggagaaggagaaggtgaAAGAAGGGAATGATGAAAAGGGGGTCTCATCTGTtgtgaaagagaagaaaagggtgAAATTTGCTGAGAAAGAGGTGGCGAGTGTGGAAGAAGGCGAATTTGGTGATAAAAGTGAAGTGGGGTTTGTGAAGCAGGAAGAGAGAGGGTTTGCTTGGAAGGAAAAACAGGAGGCCGGTactgaggaagaagaagagatagccGTAGATAATGGAAAAGAAGGTAAATTAGATGGGAAAAgggaagagaaagggagaaggaaGAGGGAGAAGAAGGGAGGTAAATTCAGGAATCAGGAGGTGGATGATGAGGAAGGGAAAGAGATTGGAGAGCTGGGAGTTGAAGGGAAGGAAAAAGTGAAATTTGTTGAGAATGAAGGGGAGAACAGTGAAAAGGGTGAGAAGAAGGGAGCTGAATTAGGTAATGAGGAGGAGACTGTTGTCGGCGTGGAAGAGAATGGAGGTCCATTAAAGAAGAGGCCGaggaaaaatgagaaaaaagtgAATTATGCTGAGATTGATAGTGCATTAGATGAGGTAGTGTTTGGGGAGAAACATAGGAAGAGCCAGAAGGAGGATGGAGTCTCGGAGAGTAGAAAGAAGAAAGCACTTTTGGAGAATGATGGACTGGAACGTGAGAAAAAGAGTGAAAATGGTGATGTAAACAACGAGGAGAAGGGAACTGCATTGGGTAATGAGGAGGTGGAGAGTGAGGAGGGGAAGGAGACTGTTGTTGGTGTGGAAGAGAATGGAGGTCCCTTAAAGAAGAGGCTGAGGAAAACTGAGAAAAAGGTGAATTATGCTGAGATTGATAGTGCATTAGACGAGGTACTGTTTGGGGAGAAACATAGGAAGAGCCAGAAGGAGGATGGAGTCTCGGAGAGTAGAAAGAAGAAAGCACTCTTGGAGAATGATGGACTGGAACGTGAGAAAAAGAGTGAAAATGGTGATGTAAACAACGAGGAGAAGGGAACTGCATTGGGTAATGAGGAGGTGGAGAGTGAGGAGGGGAAGGAGACTGTTGTTGATGTGGAAGAGAATGGAGGTCCCTTAAAGAAGAGGCTGAGGAAAACTGAGAAAAAGGTGAATTATGCTGACATTGATAATGCATTAGACGAGGTAGTGTTTGGGGAGAAGCATAGGAAGAGCAGGAAGAAGGTGGGAGTCTCGGAGAGCAGACAGAAGAAAGGGGTCTCGGAGAGTGATGGATTGGAAAGTGAGAAAAAGAGGGAAAACGGTGATGTGAATAGTGGGAAAAAGAGAGCGAGTcaaaaagggaagaagaagcagGAGGCGCAGGAGAAAattaaaggagaagaagaaatggaagaaaGTGGTGAAGGCAAAGGTGAAGGAGATCCTTTGGTGATTTGCACTGGGACAGGTCATGGGCCCAGGAGTCAGAAAGAGCAAGCTGGGCAGAACAGCAAATCCTGGCGCACTAGTCAG TTCACTGAGGAAGCGTGTTTAATGTGCCACCAATGCCAGAGAAGCGATAAAGGCCGTGTCATTCGATGCCTGAAATGTAAAAGGAAGCGCTATTGTATCCCCTGCTTAACAAAATG GTATCCTAAGATGACAGAGGATGATATTGCAAGTGCTTGTCCAGTTTGTCTTGGAAATTGCAACTGTAAATCTTGTTTGCGTCTAGATGCGCCAGTAAAA GACCTGAAAAATTTAAACCTGGAAGTaagcgaagaagaagaagtgcaGCACTCTAAGTTTTTACTTTGTTCACTTCTTCCATTTCTGAAGCGCTTAGATGCAGAGCAAATGACGGAGAGAGAAATTGAGGCTGGGATAAGGG ATGTACCGCCTGCAGACTTACAGATAGAAAATGCTAGCTGCCCTGCAGATGAACGCATGTTCTG tgataaTTGCCGAACTTCTATTTTTGATTATCACAGAAGTTGCTCAAATTGCTCTTCTGATCTTTGTCTTCTCTGTTGCCGTGAGATCCGTGCTGGATGCTTGCAAGGTGGTGGGCCAGATGTGGTTATGGAGTATATTGATAGGGGATTTAAGTATATGCATGGTGAACATGAggaaataaaagatgaattgCTGGCTGGTTCGCCTAAAAAGACTGTCTCAGAGGATTTTATAGGGCCAAAGTCTGGATGCAAAGCAAATGAAGATGGAAGCATTCATTGTGCTTGTGGTAGTGGCAATTTACAACTGAAATGTTTGTTCCCAAACACAGAAGttaatttttcagtttcagTTTCAGAGTTGGTAAAGaaagttgaagatgtgttaaaAAACTGTGAAATTGACTCTGCTAATGCTCCCGTTGAACTATGCATGTGTTTTAATTCGAATGGCAATCGTGATATCTGTAATGGTAACGAGTTGTTAAAAGCAGCATGTCGAGAAGATTCTGATGATAACTATTTGTTCAATCCAAAAGCCAAAGATATCATGGAGGATGACTTGAAACATTTTCAGTTCCATTGGAAGAGAGCTGAGCCTGTGATTGTTAGCAATGTGCTTGAGTCTGCTTCTGGGTTAAGTTGGGAGCCGATGGTAATGTGGCGTGCCTTCCGCCAgatcaaacatgaaaaacatgGTACACTTTTGGATGTTAAGGCAATTGAGTGCCTGAGTTGCTGTGAG GTAGAAATTAATGTCCATAAATTCTTTACTGGTTACACGGAGGGAAGGTTTGATGGTAAAAATTGGCCTCAGATACTGAAGCTGAAAGACTGGCCCCCATATAAAACATTTGGTGAAAGTTTGCCACGACATGATGTTGAATTCACCTGTTGTTTGCCCTTCAAGGAGTATACTGACCGCCGCAGTGGACCTTTAAACCTTGCTATCAGGTTGCCTCAGAATTCTTTGAAGCCAGACATGGGGCCGAAGACATATATCGCTTATGGATTTCCTATAGAGCTTGGGCGTGGAGATTCTGTTACCAAGCTTCACTGTGACATGTCTGATGCG GTGAATGTTTTAACGCACACTGCTGAGGTATCCTATAGCGATGGACAACTTGCTGAGATTCAAAATTTGAAGCTTCTTCACTTCAAACAAGACCAGAGAGAACTTTTTGGATATGATCAGAATGTGGATAAATTTGATGTTAACAAGAATGGTGATGTTTCTG ggAAATCTACTGAGAAGGAAGAAGTGGTTCAAGGCAAAATCTATGAGAGTGGACCTTTAAATTGCGCAAATGAGTTGGAATGGCCTGACGCTTTAGATGGAGGTGCTGTTTGGGATATTTTCCGGAGAGAAGATGTTCCTAAATTGCAGGAATATCTTGATAAGCACTTCAAAGAATTTAGGCATATCCATTGTTGCCCTTTACAAAAG GTTGTTCACTCCATACATGACCAGACATTTTATTTGACTCTAGAGCACAAGAGGAAACTAAAAGAGGAATATG GCATTGAACCGTGGACATTTGTCCAGAAACTTGGAGATGCTGTCTTTATTCCTGCAGGCTGTCCTCATCAAGTTAGAAACTTGAAG TCTTGCATTAAGGTAGCACTGGACTTTGTCTCGCCCGAAAATGTTGGTGAGTGCATACGTTTGACAGAGGAATTCCGTCTGCTCCCCCCAAATCATCAGGCCAAGGAAGACAAGCTGGAG ATAAAGAAAATGTTACTTCATGCTGCGAGACGCGCTGTAGATTTTCTGATGAAGGATGGGAA AGTGGAGAAAACCGAGAAGGTTTGA